A DNA window from Sulfitobacter sp. BSw21498 contains the following coding sequences:
- a CDS encoding ABC transporter substrate-binding protein → MLCKNSLYAATALSLIMGGGAFAETITIATVNNGDMIRMQGYTDKFTEETGHEVEWVTLEENVLRQRVTTDISTKGGSFDIMTIGMYETPIWGANGWLVPLDDLSEDYDADDILPAMAGGLSHEGTLYAAPFYGESSMIMYRTDLMEKAGMEMPKDPTWEFIREAAAAMTDRENDINGICLRGKAGWGEGGAFITAMSNSFGARWFDEDWNAQFDTDAWANTINFYKDLMDESGPAGYASNGFNENLSMFQQGKCGMWIDATVAASFVTNGDDSTVADKVGFALAPDTGLGKRSNWLWAWALAIPAGTQKEDAAKEFIEWATSKDYINLVAENEGWANVPPGARKSLYENPEYQKVPFAQMTLDSILSADPQNSTVDPTPYVGVQFAAIPEFAGIATDVSQEFSAAYAGQQTVEEALEKAQALTNDAMEAAGYR, encoded by the coding sequence ATGCTCTGCAAGAATTCACTGTATGCTGCTACCGCCTTGTCCCTGATCATGGGCGGGGGTGCGTTTGCTGAAACGATCACCATCGCCACCGTGAACAACGGCGACATGATCCGTATGCAAGGCTACACCGACAAATTCACCGAAGAGACCGGCCACGAAGTGGAATGGGTCACCTTGGAAGAGAACGTGCTGCGTCAGCGCGTCACCACCGACATCTCGACCAAGGGCGGCTCTTTCGACATCATGACCATCGGCATGTATGAAACGCCGATCTGGGGTGCGAACGGCTGGCTTGTACCGCTGGATGACCTCAGCGAAGACTATGACGCAGACGATATCCTTCCTGCTATGGCAGGTGGCCTGAGCCACGAGGGCACGCTTTACGCCGCACCTTTCTATGGCGAAAGCTCCATGATCATGTACCGCACGGATCTGATGGAAAAAGCCGGCATGGAAATGCCGAAAGACCCCACCTGGGAATTCATCCGCGAAGCCGCGGCTGCCATGACCGATCGCGAAAACGACATCAACGGCATCTGCCTGCGCGGCAAAGCCGGCTGGGGCGAGGGCGGTGCGTTTATCACGGCGATGTCGAATTCCTTTGGCGCACGCTGGTTCGACGAGGATTGGAACGCCCAGTTCGACACCGACGCATGGGCCAACACAATCAACTTCTACAAAGACCTGATGGATGAGAGCGGCCCTGCGGGATATGCGTCCAACGGCTTTAACGAAAACCTTTCGATGTTCCAGCAAGGCAAATGCGGCATGTGGATCGACGCCACAGTTGCGGCATCCTTTGTGACCAACGGTGACGATTCCACCGTGGCCGACAAGGTTGGCTTTGCGCTGGCACCCGATACGGGCCTTGGCAAACGTTCCAACTGGCTTTGGGCATGGGCGCTGGCGATCCCGGCGGGTACTCAGAAAGAAGATGCGGCAAAAGAGTTCATCGAATGGGCCACGTCCAAAGACTACATCAATCTGGTTGCCGAGAACGAAGGCTGGGCAAACGTTCCTCCCGGCGCACGCAAATCGCTTTATGAGAACCCAGAGTACCAGAAAGTGCCCTTTGCTCAGATGACGCTCGACTCGATCCTGTCGGCTGATCCGCAGAACTCCACGGTTGATCCGACGCCTTACGTCGGTGTTCAGTTCGCCGCGATCCCCGAGTTTGCAGGCATCGCGACCGACGTAAGCCAAGAGTTCTCCGCCGCCTATGCCGGTCAGCAGACCGTCGAAGAGGCGCTCGAGAAGGCGCAGGCGCTGACCAACGACGCAATGGAAGCCGCCGGCTACCGCTAA
- a CDS encoding carbohydrate ABC transporter permease produces the protein MATQHSRSAARLMMAPAVVLLLGWMLIPLTMTLYFSFKKYLPMRGGDLGWVGFDNYVRFITSSAFWPSVVTTLIIVCSVLAITVGLGILLAILLNQPMWGQGFVRILVIAPFFVMPTVSALVWKNMFMDPNYGLFAYLWEFFGATPVQWMSQASLTSIVIIVSWQWLPFATLILLTAIQSLDREQLDAAEMDGAPATKRFAYITLPHLGRATTVVILIQTIFLLSIFAEIFVTTGGAFGTKTLTYLIYQRVLESQNIGLGSAGGVYAIILANIVAIFLMRIVGKNLDA, from the coding sequence ATGGCGACCCAACATTCCCGATCAGCGGCACGTCTGATGATGGCCCCTGCGGTGGTCTTGCTCCTTGGATGGATGCTTATTCCGCTGACCATGACGCTTTACTTTTCGTTCAAGAAATACCTGCCCATGCGCGGCGGTGATCTGGGCTGGGTAGGGTTCGACAACTATGTGCGTTTCATCACATCCAGCGCCTTCTGGCCCTCTGTGGTGACCACGCTCATTATTGTCTGCAGTGTTTTGGCGATTACTGTGGGCCTGGGTATCTTGCTCGCCATCCTTCTGAACCAGCCGATGTGGGGGCAGGGCTTTGTCCGCATCCTTGTGATCGCACCCTTTTTCGTCATGCCGACCGTCTCGGCGCTGGTGTGGAAAAACATGTTCATGGACCCGAACTACGGGCTCTTTGCCTACCTTTGGGAATTCTTCGGTGCGACACCGGTCCAATGGATGAGCCAAGCCTCGCTGACCTCGATTGTCATCATCGTGTCTTGGCAATGGCTGCCTTTTGCGACGCTGATCCTGCTGACGGCAATTCAGTCGCTCGACCGCGAGCAGTTGGACGCCGCCGAGATGGACGGCGCACCCGCGACCAAGCGTTTCGCTTATATTACACTCCCGCATCTGGGCCGCGCGACCACCGTGGTGATACTAATCCAGACGATCTTTTTACTGTCGATCTTTGCGGAAATCTTTGTGACCACGGGCGGTGCCTTTGGGACCAAAACACTGACCTATCTCATCTACCAGCGGGTGCTGGAAAGCCAAAACATCGGCCTCGGATCTGCGGGCGGTGTCTATGCAATCATTCTTGCCAATATCGTTGCCATCTTCCTGATGCGCATCGTCGGCAAGAACCTGGACGCCTGA
- a CDS encoding carbohydrate ABC transporter permease translates to MARAITQKRKIINTALAWGIGFLIFFPILWTILTSFKTEAQAIADPPIFLGFDWTLANYQAVLERSNYGRFLWNSIIIAGGSTVLGILIAVPAAWSMAFVPSKRTKDILLWMLSTKMLPAVGVLYPIYLLCIQFGVLDSKIALVIILMLINLPIIVWMLYTYFREIPGEILEAARMDGASLREEVLYVLTPMAIPGIASTLLLNFILAWNEAFWTLNLTAAKAAPLTAFIASYSSPEGLFYAKLSAASTMAIAPILILGWFSQKQLVSGLTFGAVK, encoded by the coding sequence ATGGCACGCGCAATCACCCAGAAACGCAAGATCATCAACACCGCCCTCGCTTGGGGCATCGGTTTCCTGATCTTCTTTCCCATCCTTTGGACCATCCTCACCAGCTTCAAGACCGAGGCGCAGGCGATTGCCGATCCACCGATTTTTCTCGGCTTTGATTGGACGCTGGCCAACTACCAAGCGGTTCTGGAGCGGTCCAACTACGGGCGCTTCTTGTGGAACTCTATTATCATCGCGGGCGGGTCTACCGTCCTTGGTATCCTGATCGCTGTACCTGCCGCATGGTCGATGGCCTTTGTGCCTAGCAAGCGCACCAAAGACATTCTGCTGTGGATGCTGTCGACCAAGATGCTGCCAGCGGTAGGTGTCCTTTACCCGATCTATCTGCTTTGCATCCAGTTCGGCGTGCTCGACAGCAAGATCGCACTGGTCATCATTCTGATGCTCATCAACCTGCCGATTATCGTCTGGATGCTTTACACTTACTTCCGCGAAATCCCCGGCGAGATCCTAGAAGCCGCACGGATGGATGGGGCGAGCTTGCGCGAAGAGGTGCTTTATGTGCTCACGCCGATGGCGATCCCGGGCATTGCCTCCACCTTGCTGTTGAACTTTATCCTCGCGTGGAACGAAGCCTTCTGGACGCTCAACCTCACCGCGGCCAAGGCCGCTCCGCTCACCGCCTTCATCGCGAGCTACTCCAGCCCCGAAGGCCTTTTTTATGCCAAGCTCAGCGCGGCCTCCACGATGGCAATTGCGCCAATCCTCATCCTCGGCTGGTTCAGCCAAAAGCAGCTTGTCAGCGGCCTGACATTCGGCGCGGTCAAGTAA
- a CDS encoding ABC transporter ATP-binding protein → MGQIRLNQVSKSFGDVRVIPPLDLTIEDGEFTVFVGPSGCGKSTLLRLIAGLEDITSGHIDIDGMDATHVPPAKRGLAMVFQSYALYPHMSVRKNIAFPMKMAGLPADEQKRRIEAAANALNLTDYLDRRPGQLSGGQRQRVAIGRAIVREPSAFLFDEPLSNLDAALRVGMRLEISELHKRLATTMIYVTHDQVEAMTMADKIVVLRAGYIEQVGSPLELYYKPRNEFVAGFIGSPKMNLIKGAEAEARGAPTIGIRPEHLDVSTTAGAWEGTIGVAEHLGSDTFLHVHGAAGSEPMTVRVDGELPVKHGDRIFLTPQADKLHRFDAQGLRVE, encoded by the coding sequence ATGGGACAAATTAGACTTAATCAGGTTTCCAAAAGCTTCGGCGACGTGCGGGTCATTCCGCCTCTGGATCTGACCATCGAAGACGGCGAATTTACCGTCTTCGTCGGCCCCTCGGGCTGCGGGAAGTCGACGCTGCTGCGGCTCATTGCAGGGCTAGAGGATATCACATCCGGCCATATCGATATCGACGGCATGGATGCGACCCATGTGCCGCCCGCCAAGCGCGGACTGGCGATGGTGTTCCAATCCTACGCGCTTTATCCGCATATGTCGGTGCGCAAGAACATCGCCTTTCCGATGAAGATGGCCGGTCTGCCTGCGGATGAGCAGAAGCGCCGGATCGAAGCCGCTGCCAATGCGCTTAATCTGACCGACTATCTGGACCGTCGGCCGGGCCAGCTTTCGGGCGGACAGCGCCAGCGTGTCGCCATTGGGCGTGCCATCGTGCGCGAACCTTCGGCCTTCCTATTTGACGAGCCGCTGTCGAACCTCGACGCCGCGCTGCGGGTGGGGATGCGTCTGGAAATCAGCGAGCTGCACAAGCGGCTGGCAACGACGATGATCTACGTCACCCACGATCAGGTCGAAGCGATGACAATGGCCGACAAGATCGTCGTGCTGCGCGCAGGCTATATCGAACAGGTCGGCAGCCCGCTTGAGCTTTACTATAAGCCGCGCAATGAATTCGTCGCGGGCTTCATTGGATCGCCTAAAATGAACCTCATCAAAGGTGCCGAAGCCGAAGCGCGCGGCGCGCCCACCATCGGCATCCGGCCCGAACATCTTGACGTATCCACCACCGCAGGTGCTTGGGAAGGCACCATCGGCGTGGCCGAGCATTTGGGCTCTGACACCTTCTTGCACGTCCACGGGGCCGCGGGCTCTGAGCCGATGACTGTGCGCGTCGACGGCGAGTTGCCAGTCAAACACGGGGACCGGATTTTCCTGACACCACAGGCTGACAAGCTGCACCGTTTCGATGCGCAGGGCCTAAGGGTCGAGTGA